The DNA window AGTGCTGTATAATTATTTTCCCGTGGATGGTGAACGGCGGTAGGAGTCCTAAAAGATCGAAGAATCCCATTACGCAGCTTGCGATGAGCCTTTTCGTCGGTCGTTTTCCCTCGAACAAGTACGGCTGCAACTCTTCTCGATGCCTCGTTGAGAATGAAAACTGGTCTATATTCGGATCCCAGATCACTCATAGCACTCTCTCCTTTGACGTTTGCTTGTCCCGTCCGAAATAAACCGGTGCGGCAGGTATTTCTTCTCCCAGACGTCGTAGCACTTCTGGTGTGTTAGATACCCAGTTCCGTATCTTGAATCCCGCCTTTAGGTGGACCAGTCGAACCTACTGCGCCAGCTTAACTGCCTCTTCCACCGTGTCGACACTGTCGAAGTAGTCATCGACATAATGTCGATGAATGATAGCAGCAGAAGCTTCGGGATATTGCACAGCAAACTCTTCTGCATTCCGATTCTTGACAAACTGAGCTGAGCAGGGAGAACTCGCCGATCCGAATGTCGCTACATCCATGACGTACACGTTTGGTGGATCATCCGGATTTTCCCTGAAGATAAACCGCTGCTTCTGTTTGTCCTCCGCGCGAATCATCAATTGGTGAAACATCTCCTTCAAGTCGCCACCGAATGCAACCCGCCATTCCCGAAAGCCAGAGAGAACTTTGATCAGCGGGACGAGCATGTCTGATCCTTTCAGCAATTTCGAATTCAGCGATACACCTTGTACCGTTGCTGCAGCATCCCACACCAGGCGAACTTTTTAAGGCTTCTTCGGGTTCTGGACAACAGTGATCGGAAGATACCAGACTTGGTAGGAAGCAGTATCGATTAGTTCTTCGGCGGTAGCGATATGTGCATATCCTTTTTGCTGATATTCTGCTATTTGCCTACAAACATTTTCTTGCAGCTTTGGATTTTTTACGAGTCGACTTTCCAGTTGTTTCATCCGTCGCAGGGCCATTGGATAACTGTCCGGGAATCGTGGATCGTCAACCTTCCATAGCAACCCAGTTTCGAACCGATCACCAACGCGTCTCGTTGTACGCTCCAGTATTTCTCGGGCGCGTTTCTCTTCTCCCGTTTCTTGCAGTATTGCGATCACTGATTCTTCCAATGCATAGTGGCTCTTTAACAGTTCGTGTAGGTCATCATTGCTGATCCGGTGATGGTAGCCCAGATAGATGGCTGCTGATGCCGTAGTGGATTGCCTTGGACCATAAACCGTCCATGCGAGGTTAGTTCGAACCGCAATTGGATCCATTTGTGTGCCAACTTTTGCTTCTATCGGAGCAAATGAATCTATATTATTCGCCCCAATGAGCAATTGTGGGTGTCCATTGTACGACTCGATAGGCAGCCCGCGCATGTGCTCGTACTGTGCAGCTAGCTCCTCGCTGTTCAATCTTTGATGTGGCAGCATCAGTTTTCCGACTGTGTGGACAGTGTGTAGTAACATCTTGCCATCGCTACAGGCGCTAATGCCTGACGTCCACAGGTTCAATCTGTGAGATTCCTCCACTCTCGAAACGTTTCCAGTCCACCTGATGGTCAGACGTTCTTTCACTCCAACTGCGCCCAGGCGATCAGTGAGACTTTTCTCCACCAGCGTGACGGAAGCACCTTCGTCCAAGAACGCTAACACCGTAGCCGATTTTTCACCACAGTACAGCTGAACTGGAACAATCCGGAACATCACGGTGCAATTTGTTCTGATGTGTGCACTCAATCCGACCACGTCTCCGACTGGATGCATAAGTGGATTGTGATACTCCCTGCAGTTGCCAATATTACAGCGAATTTTAAATTTGCACTGCCCGCCGTGCTCGTTGAGGCATACATGACACAACTTTTCACGATTAACCAGCTTCAGTCGCTCCACATAGCGCAGCTTCCTAAAATCCTCACAATGCCGCAGACGGTGGTCCGTGTCCCGACATTGATAGCACGGCCTCAACTTCCTTGCATCATTCATTGTGACGGTAGGATTGCTTACTTTACTGTGAAAATACAAACAACCCTTCTCCTTCAACTTCTTTTTCTCGGGTTGAGCCGGCTTGAATTCTACATCAACGTTAGCTTCATAGGCATCTTCCACAATATTCATCAAAAAATCGGTCAGACTCCGCAGCGTCGTTTCAGTGTGACCCCTTCTATAATGGACCCACTCACGTTTTTCGCGATCAGGCAGCTTGGCGACCAGCGATTTTATTAGCAGCGGGTTGACGAGATGTTGTCGTAAATCGGCGGCCTCCAGGTGGCCACAAAGTTGCTCCACCGTATTCCCGAAAGGaacaaaacttttcaaattatCCGGTTTGGGAGGGTCCAGTCGATTGACTTTGTCTAACAAACTCTCTAGCAGTTGTTCCGGGCGGCCATAATGCCAACGCAATTTCTCGATGACTCTCGGAATCGTTTGTGGAAGGAGTAGCTGACCAGACACCAACTCGAGTGCGTCACCTTCGAGTGCTTCCTGTAGTCTCATCAAATTTTCGTGGTTCATGTAGCCCACAGGCATCGTTGGACGCTTTGTAGGCCGCGTAAAACAATGGCCACTGCTCTGGTTTGCCTGAAAATTTAGGAAGCTTGTAAGTCAGCCCTTTTCTCGCGGCCAACTGAGCTTTTGTTGGTGCGGTCTGCTGTTGTTTCCGCCCGTCTTGGCTCGTATTTTCAACTACGTTTTTGATTTTCTGCGGGAaacgaattttggaatttttctccatacacgAATCGGAGCTCTGGCTCGATACGGCCGTTCCTTCCTCGTCGTTATCATGGTCGTCttcttcttcggtgtcctcgtcgtcttCCGACAGCTTTTTGACGTTCTCCTGGGTCAACATCAATACCTTTTGATTGATTTTGCCGGAACATCCTGCTTGAGAATCGTCAGCAACATTTGTCAACGCCGGTTTTGGCACCTTAAAGAGCGATAGTTCCGTCATCTCTTTATCCAGAGCCGCCATCTGTTTCTCGAACGATTCTTGATTAGCTCTCATCCGCTCGATTTGCGCCTTCTTTTCCTGGAGCGTCTCCGTTTGCCAAACCATCTGCTGCACTTCTTCTTCAGCACACATCTTCATTTCCATCTCAGCCTTGTCTTTCGAACGCGCGCTGCATctctttttctttctttcggagcCGCATCTCTGCATCTAGCTCCTCCAGTTGTCGCTTTTGTCGTTCCTCTAGCGCTCTCACCTTTGCTTCGACGCTAGACGCGACCAACCGTGAACCTACGCTAGATCTGTCGGATTCGTCGGCTTCTTTCCGATGGCGAGTTTGTTGCTTCTTGGTGGTTTTCTTCTTTTGGTACTCTTTAGCCTACTCCTGACAGGCTTCGCTTTGGCAGTACCATTTCTTCTGCAGATGGCCCTCCACAACACCCACACAACGGGAATGAAACCATCCCGAACATCCGTCACAGCCGATCATTTCCTCATCGCGCGTCGATGGTCCGCAGATCCCGCACGGAGTATTCGTGAGATCCATAATGGCTTGCTCCTTCACCGATTCAGAATCTGAAGTCATTTGCAGGCAGGTTCGATTCAAAGAATGCACTTGGTTTGTGTCACTTCTTTTTTAAGAATGTTCCCGGAGGGAAACCAAATTTTGCAAGCAGTCAACTGGTTTTTGACAACGCTTAAAACTgcaattttatttaaataattCATTAATTCACAAATTCTTATTACCTAATTTAGCATCTACTCACAAGAAGTGGTTTCCTTTCGCCTACTAACCTCTATTTCACTAAGTGCAGAGCTATGCACAATCTCCCCTATTTGCAACCGGTGATTTGGTCGCTATACAATCAAATTCCTATCGGATTTAAGGCAATGATTAACCGACCGACGCTAATTTTATTGATTCCTGCTTACCTTGCCAATTCTAAGTCCAATGGTCACTCCGAAAGAAATCAATTTCCGACAAAACTGCCTAATTTCTACCTCACTAACGcattatcaaaattcacagCTTTACTTTTTATTTGCCTTACTTTTCTTCCACACAACGAAGCTATCATACCCCGCTTATCTACTCCTGCTGCCGGCTATCGCTCGGTGTGAGCTGTCATGTTGCAGCTATGCAAAGTAGATAGGGATGTCCAAGCGGCGTCGCAACAGTAACCATACTCTTTAACTCGTAATccagaacaagatgtcggttgaaaatgaaattcaatagcaacctatgggaatattatacctttcatttgaatcttagttggtaaaaatcggttcggccatctccgagaaaccgatgtggacattttgttaaatccgcacatacacatacatacatacatacatgcacacatacatacacagagaTTTTCATTtatcaatggtattactgtatctttcatttgaaatcaagtttgtaaaaatcggtagagaattcgttggggaatgggtgtgatattagcttaggaacttggcgggttccccgggggcgtcatgaaccgtcataggtggccaatgtggtcaaagctgctttgactgatcattagtgatccagacccgcaaactagagtaatgttagatcaattttaaaatgttttacatcatttgaacatcatggtggtaccagtttatatgggaatttgctgtgtgaccgcactcttcaacccgtaactccggaaccggaagtcggatcaactaaaaattcaatagcagcttatgggagcgttatacctgaaacagatgaaactaagtttgcgaaaatcggttcagccatctctgagaaaattgtttgagtttaaatgacacacacacacttacacacacaaatatttgccgatctcgacgaactgaatcgaatggtgtatgacactcggccctccgggcctcggttaaaaagtcgatttttacagtgattgcatagcctttctttatatgagaaaggcaaaaaaggtgcaaaatcggcaaagtcccaaaaagtcgatctttataaaaaaaaaatttttttgagatAACAAATTActatgtttcatgcattttaaagatgtttggcatcaaaaatacgaattcgatttctgaaatttcatggggcccccccttgaaaaaaaaatgagttccggcgcttatatgggaatttcacgGTTCAGTCTacatttccggaaccatataagcgatccaggcgaaattttatagacatctgtggggataatatagctatcatatGGGActgagtttgtgaaaatcggcccaaccatttctgagaaactgatgagtttgctagttttaaaggttgccgcttttcccgggcacttccggaatcgtctatGGTGATCAATGTAGttaacgaaagtttgtttggccgtcggtgacctagaactgcaaatttaagttgtttgagagacattttagcgaaatttttaccttttttgctttcatcggagtatcggtttgaatcacaatttccTATGTGAtcacacgccacaacctgtaactccggaaccggaagtcggttcgggataaactttaatagccatttacggggaacgcaacatttttcatttgagattaagtttggttgattcggtctagccatctcagAGAAACCGATgcaactgttattctgaatttggatacttccaccggggcttccggaaccgatgatggtggccaatgtgaccaaaaagactttgaaagactgttagtgacctagtactacaaatcgaagcagttgtggtcacattttggaaaaaatttcaccgttatacattgcagaatttattaaaatcgacattttctacgtgatcgtactcatcaccctgtcagaaccggaagtcggattcattagaaattcaatagcagcttatgggaacgttgcacctttcatttgggactaagtttgtgaaaatcggttcaaccatctctgagaaaagtgagtgagattgtgttcacgtacacacacagacacacatacatacacacacaaacatttgccgaactcgtcgagctgaatcgaatggtatatgtcacttggccctccgggcctccgttaaaaagccggttttcaaagcaattgcaacacctttctattgagaaaggcaaaacaatttatttgatCCATCCACCAAAAGTTGATCCAGTTTTGTCACTTTTTTCCAGCTCACTTCACGAACCTAGTGGggtaaaatatttgtttttaaatttttgctcaGCTCACTAGCCAATCTACTCTGTCGTTTTACCCGCTTACTTCACGAACTTAGCGGGAAAAagtattgtttttgtttttatgctcCGCCCACTAACCAATAAATCTCCACCTTGTTTTTTCCGACTCACCTCACGAACTCAGCGGGATTTTTTcaggtttttttatttctaacATTCACATGTAGGTGGCGCGGCTGTTTTTTCCTGCTCGTTTTTTCCCGCCCGTTTGACCGAAGTTGTTGTTTACATCTGACCTATCAGggcaacacccaaaatgaaaaaaaaaaactatatgcaatggatggtgtttatgccaaataaaaataaccctgcgggaaaattgagaaaacaagccttaattttttctgacatggcatcatttgtcgtgaaattcgatatgtcaaatccttcctatagtgtcaaatccagactgtcaacatatttctttattttaaattttaatattatttattttcacgtttcctgagttggaaaaaaaacataGTTGCTattacgaaaatcagctttatcgatgcaagtaataaaaaacgacttttttctcttctaatGACCCAATTCTTTTGCAAATATTTagtttatttttctctcagtttgaataaaagtatctcaaaattttaccaAAATCGGATGGGaactgaatttttaacatgttgTTGAAGCAGGTGATGTCgtggatttctgttcaattcaattcattagaattgtCCGTACCTTCAAACTTCAAATAGCGATATCCCAAGAACTATAGGGCCGATTGGAGTAGTTTTGTGTTCTTTGGAAAGAAGAATAAATATGCTTAACTATAAATGTAAGGTTTTTGTGCAGAAATGATTTATGCTTGTTTGTTATCAGGAATTTATATTTATACGTCTTCCAGTTATTGAGATAGTCTCCCATGAGTCACTTATCAccaatctgactcaaaattttgTGTAGTTgcaatatatatatacctcattttgcgcattttttgcgccgaagttgttatatctgtttttttttaaataccctTGTGGAGACGCCCAGTAGTTCTTATtgtttttttaatgtagaatacatttaagctttcaatataggggttgtttcaaaatatcggctgcggcgccgcgtcagattttgaacgttaataacttttatcatacttaacagaatgatttgatttttaggccaatttgttgaaaatatgttcctctatgctgtattaaaatttgaagtatgtataacatgcactaataacaaaaaattgtgttttgaaaaatctttcgaaaacgactcggaaaagtgaaaattttcagcccatcccgcacagagccgtcactatggtggaccaaccgaacaataaaataatgaaaagtttatatataggtccactacatgtttgttccaatgattattcgcattgggttgcttgacgagagcagttggtggggaaaagacggcatattcctttggttagg is part of the Topomyia yanbarensis strain Yona2022 chromosome 1, ASM3024719v1, whole genome shotgun sequence genome and encodes:
- the LOC131693851 gene encoding uncharacterized protein LOC131693851 — translated: MPVGYMNHENLMRLQEALEGDALELVSGQLLLPQTIPRVIEKLRWHYGRPEQLLESLLDKVNRLDPPKPDNLKSFVPFGNTVEQLCGHLEAADLRQHLVNPLLIKSLVAKLPDREKREWVHYRRGHTETTLRSLTDFLMNIVEDAYEANVDVEFKPAQPEKKKLKEKGCLYFHSKVSNPTVTMNDARKLRPCYQCRDTDHRLRHCEDFRKLRYVERLKLVNREKLCHVCLNEHGGQCKFKIRCNIGNCREYHNPLMHPVGDVVGLSAHIRTNCTVMFRIVPVQLYCGEKSATVLAFLDEGASVTLVEKSLTDRLGAVGVKERLTIRWTGNVSRVEESHRLNLWTSGISACSDGKMLLHTVHTVGKLMLPHQRLNSEELAAQYEHMRGLPIESYNGHPQLLIGANNIDSFAPIEAKVGTQMDPIAVRTNLAWTVYGPRQSTTASAAIYLGYHHRISNDDLHELLKSHYALEESVIAILQETGEEKRAREILERTTRRVGDRFETGLLWKVDDPRFPDSYPMALRRMKQLESRLVKNPKLQENVCRQIAEYQQKGYAHIATAEELIDTASYQVWYLPITVVQNPKKP